Proteins from a genomic interval of Salmo trutta chromosome 39, fSalTru1.1, whole genome shotgun sequence:
- the LOC115179488 gene encoding uncharacterized protein LOC115179488 isoform X1: MLCVNCDAVTMLCVNCDVVTMLCVNCDAVTMLCVNCDVVTMLCVNCDAVTMLCVNCDVVTMLCVNCDVVTMLCVNCDAVAMLCVNCDALTMLCVNCDAVTMLCVNCDAVTMLCVNCDAVTMLCVNCDAVAMLCVNCDVVTMLCVNCDVLTMLCVNCDAVTMLCVNCDVVTMLCVNCDAVTMLCVNCDAVTMLCVNCDAVTMLCVNCDVVTMLCGNCDAVTMLCGNCDAVTMLCVNCDAVTMLCVNCDAVTMLCVNCDAVTMLCVNCDAVTMLCVNCDAVTMLCVNCDAVTMLCGNCDVVTMLCVNCDALTMLCVNCDVVTMLCVNCDVFCVVPDYWCLEDLYRELVRVYVEAMASLQGRPPDPATVEGCAHLKPNNFLLAWHTPFNEKGSGFGAATKAMCVGMKYWQPERLDNLVEVSIETGRMTHNHPTGFLGSLTTALFASYAVQGKPLVTWGRDLMKVIPKAEEYCKKTIRHMAEYQEKWFYFEAKWQFYLEERGVEEEGQNKPLFPDTYNAEETDKVYKRWSSEGRAGRRGHDAPMIAYDALLASGSDWTQLCHRAMFHGGESSATGLIAGCLYGLLFGLSQVPEGLHQDVDRRTRLEELGAELYKAASAERSTEKAERAANAGPSGLIVDTSALRRLVWDRTTRPELRGVLESLLHYLTQDLPSRSPTMRPPERLGLEVSVGLEVPQFSRCGGRPAGSDVSRRLSSFQLLQAKFLRNTPNPPLTHRREVGALALSSRGGGGGGCGSQSHGRETPSGQVEGCIPKTGRGVRKGNTVKDVLARFAAATQKERGGATQGGGASKRPRPIGKGQLLSAIMDKFETMAMVQRGSDVSCLKKSSSPGTSSPGKVKGLVKELVSRQEEEGQQCLGQLGQPIKGQSSVKQQVKSKGWGQQRKENPSGVQEGDRVSEKTVAGLKDSPQNRKGRNWNQKVKGQPVVNKQIRGPGSDQEAEGQIQDSIKEVEVWGANQQVKTLGMSQQVETLGMNQQVETLGMNQQVETLGMNQQVETLGMNQQVETLGMNQQVETLGMNQQVETLGMNQQVETLGMNQQVKTLGMNQQVETLGMKQQVETLGMNQQVEIQGMNQEQIVSSGQRLEGHGSEFDKQLKVQSENIEVVVQASHQENQDPDQDSDVEVSGQEVKVQVTGQELKVQVLGQELSYGQVELLCSAAVVQWSPPAPQVGIPEVEALQSGYLATLLPCPPVWALASSVDPPAQKYSGLGSKTRTLEGSHLSYPWRKQYMDPPQPRSTQRGQPRYPIPRRAHGSESEPSELGQALNTSLSPPPSESTTPDVMTSVPTTPDLDLCFLPSAPTTSNQEPRPHEAKQEVNVPMALQSGEGEVTCQEGEGQGSAVMSHKDDVITMRGSSVAEPERLQTEKQERPKYRTLNYGDPSAKLIYKPKIIRFTDTFHF; this comes from the exons ATGCTGTGTGTAAACTGTGATGCGGTAACTATGCTGTGTGTAAACTGTGATGTGGTAACTATGCTGTGTGTAAACTGTGATGCGGTAACTATGCTGTGTGTAAACTGTGATGTGGTAACTATGCTGTGTGTAAACTGTGATGCGGTAACTATGCTGTGTGTAAACTGTGATGTGGTAACTATGCTGTGTGTAAACTGTGATGTGGTAACTATGCTGTGTGTAAACTGTGATGCGGTAGCTATGCTGTGTGTAAACTGTGATGCGTTAACTATGCTGTGTGTAAACTGTGATGCGGTAACTATGCTGTGTGTAAACTGTGATGCGGTAACTATGCTGTGTGTAAACTGTGATGCGGTAACTATGCTGTGTGTAAACTGTGATGCGGTAGCTATGCTGTGTGTAAACTGTGATGTGGTAACTATGCTGTGTGTAAACTGTGATGTGTTAACTATGCTGTGTGTAAACTGTGATGCGGTAACTATGCTGTGTGTAAACTGTGATGTGGTAACTATGCTGTGTGTAAACTGTGATGCGGTAACTATGCTGTGTGTAAACTGTGATGCGGTAACTATGCTGTGTGTAAACTGTGATGCGGTAACTATGCTGTGTGTAAACTGTGATGTGGTAACTATGCTGTGTGGAAACTGTGATGCGGTAACTATGCTGTGTGGAAACTGTGATGCGGTAACTATGCTGTGTGTAAACTGTGATGCGGTAACTATGCTGTGTGTAAACTGTGATGCGGTAACTATGCTGTGTGTAAACTGTGATGCGGTAACTATGCTGTGTGTAAACTGTGATGCGGTAACTATGCTGTGTGTAAACTGTGATGCGGTAACTATGCTGTGTGTAAACTGTGATGCGGTAACTATGCTGTGTGGAAACTGTGATGTGGTAACTATGCTGTGTGTAAACTGTGATGCGTTGACTATGCTGTGTGTAAACTGTGATGTGGTAACTATGCTGTGTGTAAACTGTGATGTGTTCTGTGTTGTTCCAGACTACTGGTGTTTGGAGGACCTCTACAGGGAGCTGGTAAGGGTGTATGTTGAGGCCATGGCGTCTCTCCAGGGTCGCCCTCCTGACCCAGCCACCGTGGAGGGATGTGCTCACCTCAAACCCAACAACTTCCTGCTGGCCTGGCACACGCCCTTCAATGagaaag GTTCTGGGTTTGGAGCAGCCACCAAGGCCATGTGTGTGGGGATGAAGTACTGGCAGCCTGAGAGGCTAGACAACCTAGTGGAGGTCAGCATTGAGACGGGGCGCATGACCCACAACCACCCTACAG GTTTCCTGGGCTCTCTGACCACGGCTCTGTTTGCGTCGTACGCGGTGCAGGGCAAACCACTGGTGACCTGGGGTCGCGACCTCATGAAGGTCATCCCCAAGGCTGAGGAGTACTGTAAGAAGACCATACGCCAcatggcag AGTACCAGGAGAAGTGGTTCTACTTCGAGGCTAAGTGGCAGTTCTACCTGGAGGAGAGAGGCgtggaggaggaggggcagaACAAGCCACTGTTTCCTGACACCTACAACGCTGAGGAGACAGACAAG gtgtaTAAGCGCTGGAGCTCAGAGGGCCGGGCTGGACGGAGGGGTCATGATGCTCCCATGATAGCCTACGATGCTCTCCTGGCCTCAGGCTCCGACTGGACCCAGCTCTGCCACCGCGCCATGTTCCACGgag GGGAGAGCAGTGCCACAGGGCTGATAGCAGGCTGTCTGTACGGTCTCCTGTTCGGCCTGTCCCAGGTCCCTGAAGGGCTGCACCAGGATGTGGACCGACGCACGCGGCTGGAGGAGCTCGGAGCAGAGCTGTACAAGGCAGCCTCCGCAGAGAGGAGCACAGAAAA agcagagagagcagcgaATGCAGGGCCATCAGGCCTCATTGTGGACACCAGCGCCCTGAGGAGACTGGTTTGGGACCGGACGACCCGCCCGGAGCTCAGAGGGGTTCTGGAGAGCCTGCTCCACTACTTGACCCAGGACCTGCCCAGCCGGAGCCCCACCATGAGGCCCCCTGAGAGGTTAGGGCTAGAGGTCAGTGTGGGGTTGGAGGTGCCCCAGTTCAGCAGGTGTGGAGGTCGACCAGCAGGGAGTGACGTCTCAAGGcgcctctcctccttccagctTCTCCAGGCCAAGTTCCTGAGGAACACCCCCAACCCTCCGCTCACTCACCGCCGGGAGGTGGGGGCCCTGGCACTGTCCtccagaggaggtggagggggaggctGTGGGAGCCAGAGCCATGGCAGAGAGACCCCTAGTGGACAGGTTGAAGGCTGCATTCCCAAAACAGGACGTGGAGTGAGAAAGGGGAACACTGTTAAGGATGTGCTGGCCAGGTTTGCCGCAGCAAcgcagaaagagaggggaggggccaCACAGGGGGGAGGAGCGTCGAAAAGACCCCGACCGATCGGCAAGGGGCAGCTACTGTCTGCCATAATGGACAAGTTTGAAACCATGGCGATGGTGCAACGAGGAAGTGACGTGAGTTGCCTGAAGAAAAGCTCTTCTCCTGGTACCAGCTCACCTGGTAAAGTCAAAGGTCTTGTCAAAGAATTAGTGAGTCGTCAGGAAGAAGAGGGACAACAGTGCTTAGGTCAACTAGGTCAACCCATCAAAGGTCAGAGTTCAGTGAAGCAGCAGGTTAAGAGTAAAGGCTGGGGACAGCAGAGGAAAGAGAACCCCTCTGGAGTGCAGGAAGGAGATAGAGTATCAGAAAAGACAGTAGCTGGTCTGAAGGATTCACCTCAAAACAGAAAAGGGAGGAACTGGAATCAGAAGGTGAAAGGTCAGCCTGTAGTCAATAAGCAGATAAGGGGTCCGGGTTCAGATCAAGAAGCTGAAGGTCAGATTCAGGATTCAATTAAGGAGGTAGAAGTTTGGGGCGCTAATCAACAGGTAAAGACTCTGGGTATGAGCCAACAGGTAGAGACTCTGGGTATGAACCAACAGGTAGAGACTCTGGGTATGAACCAACAGGTAGAGACTCTGGGTATGAACCAACAGGTAGAGACTCTGGGTATGAACCAACAGGTAGAGACTCTGGGTATGAACCAACAGGTAGAGACTCTGGGTATGAACCAACAGGTAGAGACTCTGGGTATGAACCAACAGGTAGAGACTCTGGGTATGAACCAACAGGTAAAGACTCTGGGTATGAACCAACAGGTAGAGACTTTGGGTATGAAACAACAGGTAGAGACTCTGGGTATGAACCAACAGGTAGAGATTCAGGGTATGAACCAAGAACAGATTGTTAGCTCAGGTCAAAGACTAGAAGGCCATGGTTCAGAGTTTGACAAGCAGCTAAAGGTTCAGAGTGAAAACATTGAAGTGGTGGTACAGGCTTCACATCAGGAGAATCAGGATCCTGATCAAGACAGTGACGTTGAAGTTTCAGGTCAGGAGGTCAAGGTACAGGTTACAGGTCAGGAATTAAAGGTACAGGTCTTAGGTCAGGAGCTCAGCTATGGGCAGGTagagctgctctgctctgctgcagTGGTCCAGTGGTCTCCCCCAGCACCCCAGGTAGGGATACCTGAAGTAGAGGCCTTGCAGTCTGGGTACCTGGCAACACTGCTCCCTTGTCCTCCTGTGTGGGCCCTAGCTTCCTCTGTGGATCCACCAGCACAGAAATACTCAGGGTTAGGGTCCAAAACCAGGACCCTGGAAGGCTCACATCTCTCCTACCCCTGGAGAAAACAGTACATGGATCCACCCCAACCCCGGTCCACCCAGAGAGGCCAGCCCAGATACCCCATCCCTAGGAGGGCCCACGGCTCAGAATCAGAACCATCGGAACTGGGCCAGGCCCTTAACACCAGCCTCTCACCCCCACCTTCTGAATCTACGACCCCTGATGTCATGACCTCTGTCCCCACAACCCCTGATCTTGACCTTTGCTTCCTGCCATCAGCGCCCACAACGTCCAACCAGGAGCCCCGCCCACATGAAGCCAAACAGGAAGTAAATGTCCCCATGGCACTGCAAAGTGGGGAGGGGGAGGTGACATGTcaggagggggaggggcagggtAGCGCTGTGATGTCACACAAAGATGATGTCATCACTATGCGTGGTTCAAGTGTTGCAGAGCCAGAAAGACTACAGACAGAAAAGCAGGAGAGACCAAAGTACAGGACGTTAAACTACGGCGACCCTTCAGCGAAACTGATTTATAAACCCAAAATCATCCGATTCACAGATACCTTTCATTTCTAA
- the LOC115179488 gene encoding uncharacterized protein LOC115179488 isoform X5 codes for MLCVNCDAVTMLCVNCDVVTMLCVNCDAVTMLCVNCDVVTMLCVNCDAVTMLCVNCDVVTMLCVNCDVVTMLCVNCDAVAMLCVNCDALTMLCVNCDAVTMLCVNCDAVTMLCVNCDAVTMLCVNCDAVAMLCVNCDVVTMLCVNCDVLTMLCVNCDAVTMLCVNCDVVTMLCVNCDAVTMLCVNCDAVTMLCVNCDAVTMLCVNCDVVTMLCGNCDAVTMLCGNCDAVTMLCVNCDAVTMLCVNCDAVTMLCVNCDAVTMLCVNCDAVTMLCVNCDAVTMLCVNCDAVTMLCGNCDVVTMLCVNCDALTMLCVNCDVVTMLCVNCDVFCVVPDYWCLEDLYRELVRVYVEAMASLQGRPPDPATVEGCAHLKPNNFLLAWHTPFNEKGSGFGAATKAMCVGMKYWQPERLDNLVEVSIETGRMTHNHPTGFLGSLTTALFASYAVQGKPLVTWGRDLMKVIPKAEEYCKKTIRHMAEYQEKWFYFEAKWQFYLEERGVEEEGQNKPLFPDTYNAEETDKVYKRWSSEGRAGRRGHDAPMIAYDALLASGSDWTQLCHRAMFHGGESSATGLIAGCLYGLLFGLSQVPEGLHQDVDRRTRLEELGAELYKAASAERSTEK; via the exons ATGCTGTGTGTAAACTGTGATGCGGTAACTATGCTGTGTGTAAACTGTGATGTGGTAACTATGCTGTGTGTAAACTGTGATGCGGTAACTATGCTGTGTGTAAACTGTGATGTGGTAACTATGCTGTGTGTAAACTGTGATGCGGTAACTATGCTGTGTGTAAACTGTGATGTGGTAACTATGCTGTGTGTAAACTGTGATGTGGTAACTATGCTGTGTGTAAACTGTGATGCGGTAGCTATGCTGTGTGTAAACTGTGATGCGTTAACTATGCTGTGTGTAAACTGTGATGCGGTAACTATGCTGTGTGTAAACTGTGATGCGGTAACTATGCTGTGTGTAAACTGTGATGCGGTAACTATGCTGTGTGTAAACTGTGATGCGGTAGCTATGCTGTGTGTAAACTGTGATGTGGTAACTATGCTGTGTGTAAACTGTGATGTGTTAACTATGCTGTGTGTAAACTGTGATGCGGTAACTATGCTGTGTGTAAACTGTGATGTGGTAACTATGCTGTGTGTAAACTGTGATGCGGTAACTATGCTGTGTGTAAACTGTGATGCGGTAACTATGCTGTGTGTAAACTGTGATGCGGTAACTATGCTGTGTGTAAACTGTGATGTGGTAACTATGCTGTGTGGAAACTGTGATGCGGTAACTATGCTGTGTGGAAACTGTGATGCGGTAACTATGCTGTGTGTAAACTGTGATGCGGTAACTATGCTGTGTGTAAACTGTGATGCGGTAACTATGCTGTGTGTAAACTGTGATGCGGTAACTATGCTGTGTGTAAACTGTGATGCGGTAACTATGCTGTGTGTAAACTGTGATGCGGTAACTATGCTGTGTGTAAACTGTGATGCGGTAACTATGCTGTGTGGAAACTGTGATGTGGTAACTATGCTGTGTGTAAACTGTGATGCGTTGACTATGCTGTGTGTAAACTGTGATGTGGTAACTATGCTGTGTGTAAACTGTGATGTGTTCTGTGTTGTTCCAGACTACTGGTGTTTGGAGGACCTCTACAGGGAGCTGGTAAGGGTGTATGTTGAGGCCATGGCGTCTCTCCAGGGTCGCCCTCCTGACCCAGCCACCGTGGAGGGATGTGCTCACCTCAAACCCAACAACTTCCTGCTGGCCTGGCACACGCCCTTCAATGagaaag GTTCTGGGTTTGGAGCAGCCACCAAGGCCATGTGTGTGGGGATGAAGTACTGGCAGCCTGAGAGGCTAGACAACCTAGTGGAGGTCAGCATTGAGACGGGGCGCATGACCCACAACCACCCTACAG GTTTCCTGGGCTCTCTGACCACGGCTCTGTTTGCGTCGTACGCGGTGCAGGGCAAACCACTGGTGACCTGGGGTCGCGACCTCATGAAGGTCATCCCCAAGGCTGAGGAGTACTGTAAGAAGACCATACGCCAcatggcag AGTACCAGGAGAAGTGGTTCTACTTCGAGGCTAAGTGGCAGTTCTACCTGGAGGAGAGAGGCgtggaggaggaggggcagaACAAGCCACTGTTTCCTGACACCTACAACGCTGAGGAGACAGACAAG gtgtaTAAGCGCTGGAGCTCAGAGGGCCGGGCTGGACGGAGGGGTCATGATGCTCCCATGATAGCCTACGATGCTCTCCTGGCCTCAGGCTCCGACTGGACCCAGCTCTGCCACCGCGCCATGTTCCACGgag GGGAGAGCAGTGCCACAGGGCTGATAGCAGGCTGTCTGTACGGTCTCCTGTTCGGCCTGTCCCAGGTCCCTGAAGGGCTGCACCAGGATGTGGACCGACGCACGCGGCTGGAGGAGCTCGGAGCAGAGCTGTACAAGGCAGCCTCCGCAGAGAGGAGCACAGAAAAGTAA
- the LOC115179488 gene encoding uncharacterized protein LOC115179488 isoform X2 encodes MEKFQAGMVLAGVGDALGYRKGRWESCPSGPQIQKELASLGGLGALKLDPDNWPLSDGALMHMTTAEALITDYWCLEDLYRELVRVYVEAMASLQGRPPDPATVEGCAHLKPNNFLLAWHTPFNEKGSGFGAATKAMCVGMKYWQPERLDNLVEVSIETGRMTHNHPTGFLGSLTTALFASYAVQGKPLVTWGRDLMKVIPKAEEYCKKTIRHMAEYQEKWFYFEAKWQFYLEERGVEEEGQNKPLFPDTYNAEETDKVYKRWSSEGRAGRRGHDAPMIAYDALLASGSDWTQLCHRAMFHGGESSATGLIAGCLYGLLFGLSQVPEGLHQDVDRRTRLEELGAELYKAASAERSTEKAERAANAGPSGLIVDTSALRRLVWDRTTRPELRGVLESLLHYLTQDLPSRSPTMRPPERLGLEVSVGLEVPQFSRCGGRPAGSDVSRRLSSFQLLQAKFLRNTPNPPLTHRREVGALALSSRGGGGGGCGSQSHGRETPSGQVEGCIPKTGRGVRKGNTVKDVLARFAAATQKERGGATQGGGASKRPRPIGKGQLLSAIMDKFETMAMVQRGSDVSCLKKSSSPGTSSPGKVKGLVKELVSRQEEEGQQCLGQLGQPIKGQSSVKQQVKSKGWGQQRKENPSGVQEGDRVSEKTVAGLKDSPQNRKGRNWNQKVKGQPVVNKQIRGPGSDQEAEGQIQDSIKEVEVWGANQQVKTLGMSQQVETLGMNQQVETLGMNQQVETLGMNQQVETLGMNQQVETLGMNQQVETLGMNQQVETLGMNQQVETLGMNQQVKTLGMNQQVETLGMKQQVETLGMNQQVEIQGMNQEQIVSSGQRLEGHGSEFDKQLKVQSENIEVVVQASHQENQDPDQDSDVEVSGQEVKVQVTGQELKVQVLGQELSYGQVELLCSAAVVQWSPPAPQVGIPEVEALQSGYLATLLPCPPVWALASSVDPPAQKYSGLGSKTRTLEGSHLSYPWRKQYMDPPQPRSTQRGQPRYPIPRRAHGSESEPSELGQALNTSLSPPPSESTTPDVMTSVPTTPDLDLCFLPSAPTTSNQEPRPHEAKQEVNVPMALQSGEGEVTCQEGEGQGSAVMSHKDDVITMRGSSVAEPERLQTEKQERPKYRTLNYGDPSAKLIYKPKIIRFTDTFHF; translated from the exons ACTACTGGTGTTTGGAGGACCTCTACAGGGAGCTGGTAAGGGTGTATGTTGAGGCCATGGCGTCTCTCCAGGGTCGCCCTCCTGACCCAGCCACCGTGGAGGGATGTGCTCACCTCAAACCCAACAACTTCCTGCTGGCCTGGCACACGCCCTTCAATGagaaag GTTCTGGGTTTGGAGCAGCCACCAAGGCCATGTGTGTGGGGATGAAGTACTGGCAGCCTGAGAGGCTAGACAACCTAGTGGAGGTCAGCATTGAGACGGGGCGCATGACCCACAACCACCCTACAG GTTTCCTGGGCTCTCTGACCACGGCTCTGTTTGCGTCGTACGCGGTGCAGGGCAAACCACTGGTGACCTGGGGTCGCGACCTCATGAAGGTCATCCCCAAGGCTGAGGAGTACTGTAAGAAGACCATACGCCAcatggcag AGTACCAGGAGAAGTGGTTCTACTTCGAGGCTAAGTGGCAGTTCTACCTGGAGGAGAGAGGCgtggaggaggaggggcagaACAAGCCACTGTTTCCTGACACCTACAACGCTGAGGAGACAGACAAG gtgtaTAAGCGCTGGAGCTCAGAGGGCCGGGCTGGACGGAGGGGTCATGATGCTCCCATGATAGCCTACGATGCTCTCCTGGCCTCAGGCTCCGACTGGACCCAGCTCTGCCACCGCGCCATGTTCCACGgag GGGAGAGCAGTGCCACAGGGCTGATAGCAGGCTGTCTGTACGGTCTCCTGTTCGGCCTGTCCCAGGTCCCTGAAGGGCTGCACCAGGATGTGGACCGACGCACGCGGCTGGAGGAGCTCGGAGCAGAGCTGTACAAGGCAGCCTCCGCAGAGAGGAGCACAGAAAA agcagagagagcagcgaATGCAGGGCCATCAGGCCTCATTGTGGACACCAGCGCCCTGAGGAGACTGGTTTGGGACCGGACGACCCGCCCGGAGCTCAGAGGGGTTCTGGAGAGCCTGCTCCACTACTTGACCCAGGACCTGCCCAGCCGGAGCCCCACCATGAGGCCCCCTGAGAGGTTAGGGCTAGAGGTCAGTGTGGGGTTGGAGGTGCCCCAGTTCAGCAGGTGTGGAGGTCGACCAGCAGGGAGTGACGTCTCAAGGcgcctctcctccttccagctTCTCCAGGCCAAGTTCCTGAGGAACACCCCCAACCCTCCGCTCACTCACCGCCGGGAGGTGGGGGCCCTGGCACTGTCCtccagaggaggtggagggggaggctGTGGGAGCCAGAGCCATGGCAGAGAGACCCCTAGTGGACAGGTTGAAGGCTGCATTCCCAAAACAGGACGTGGAGTGAGAAAGGGGAACACTGTTAAGGATGTGCTGGCCAGGTTTGCCGCAGCAAcgcagaaagagaggggaggggccaCACAGGGGGGAGGAGCGTCGAAAAGACCCCGACCGATCGGCAAGGGGCAGCTACTGTCTGCCATAATGGACAAGTTTGAAACCATGGCGATGGTGCAACGAGGAAGTGACGTGAGTTGCCTGAAGAAAAGCTCTTCTCCTGGTACCAGCTCACCTGGTAAAGTCAAAGGTCTTGTCAAAGAATTAGTGAGTCGTCAGGAAGAAGAGGGACAACAGTGCTTAGGTCAACTAGGTCAACCCATCAAAGGTCAGAGTTCAGTGAAGCAGCAGGTTAAGAGTAAAGGCTGGGGACAGCAGAGGAAAGAGAACCCCTCTGGAGTGCAGGAAGGAGATAGAGTATCAGAAAAGACAGTAGCTGGTCTGAAGGATTCACCTCAAAACAGAAAAGGGAGGAACTGGAATCAGAAGGTGAAAGGTCAGCCTGTAGTCAATAAGCAGATAAGGGGTCCGGGTTCAGATCAAGAAGCTGAAGGTCAGATTCAGGATTCAATTAAGGAGGTAGAAGTTTGGGGCGCTAATCAACAGGTAAAGACTCTGGGTATGAGCCAACAGGTAGAGACTCTGGGTATGAACCAACAGGTAGAGACTCTGGGTATGAACCAACAGGTAGAGACTCTGGGTATGAACCAACAGGTAGAGACTCTGGGTATGAACCAACAGGTAGAGACTCTGGGTATGAACCAACAGGTAGAGACTCTGGGTATGAACCAACAGGTAGAGACTCTGGGTATGAACCAACAGGTAGAGACTCTGGGTATGAACCAACAGGTAAAGACTCTGGGTATGAACCAACAGGTAGAGACTTTGGGTATGAAACAACAGGTAGAGACTCTGGGTATGAACCAACAGGTAGAGATTCAGGGTATGAACCAAGAACAGATTGTTAGCTCAGGTCAAAGACTAGAAGGCCATGGTTCAGAGTTTGACAAGCAGCTAAAGGTTCAGAGTGAAAACATTGAAGTGGTGGTACAGGCTTCACATCAGGAGAATCAGGATCCTGATCAAGACAGTGACGTTGAAGTTTCAGGTCAGGAGGTCAAGGTACAGGTTACAGGTCAGGAATTAAAGGTACAGGTCTTAGGTCAGGAGCTCAGCTATGGGCAGGTagagctgctctgctctgctgcagTGGTCCAGTGGTCTCCCCCAGCACCCCAGGTAGGGATACCTGAAGTAGAGGCCTTGCAGTCTGGGTACCTGGCAACACTGCTCCCTTGTCCTCCTGTGTGGGCCCTAGCTTCCTCTGTGGATCCACCAGCACAGAAATACTCAGGGTTAGGGTCCAAAACCAGGACCCTGGAAGGCTCACATCTCTCCTACCCCTGGAGAAAACAGTACATGGATCCACCCCAACCCCGGTCCACCCAGAGAGGCCAGCCCAGATACCCCATCCCTAGGAGGGCCCACGGCTCAGAATCAGAACCATCGGAACTGGGCCAGGCCCTTAACACCAGCCTCTCACCCCCACCTTCTGAATCTACGACCCCTGATGTCATGACCTCTGTCCCCACAACCCCTGATCTTGACCTTTGCTTCCTGCCATCAGCGCCCACAACGTCCAACCAGGAGCCCCGCCCACATGAAGCCAAACAGGAAGTAAATGTCCCCATGGCACTGCAAAGTGGGGAGGGGGAGGTGACATGTcaggagggggaggggcagggtAGCGCTGTGATGTCACACAAAGATGATGTCATCACTATGCGTGGTTCAAGTGTTGCAGAGCCAGAAAGACTACAGACAGAAAAGCAGGAGAGACCAAAGTACAGGACGTTAAACTACGGCGACCCTTCAGCGAAACTGATTTATAAACCCAAAATCATCCGATTCACAGATACCTTTCATTTCTAA